CAATAACTTTGACATCACAGCCAACGAATTCGAGCACGCCTGCGAAACCGGTGATGCCGCCTTTATAGCTGACATCCTTGACTCCCGCACCAGTCCACGAATCGACCAGCGCAAGCCGCTCATGGCTGCTATACTCAACAACCACGTCGAGATCGTCAGGCTCCTGCTGAGCCGCGGTGAACCAGACGAGTGTCTTGCTGTCACAGCGGATGAACGAGCATTATCGCTGGAAGCGTCTGATATCACTGGCAGCCTGCAGTTTGCGGCGATGCATGGAAAGATAGACGTTGTTGAAGCGTTGCTAAGGATGGGAATCGCCGTCAATTGTGTTGACAGGGCTGGACGGACCGCGCTAGGGTTCGCGGCGAGGGCCGGCAAAATCGACGTTGTCAGATTGCTTGTTGAGGCTGGGGCTAGTTTGACCAAAGTCGATAAGGAGGGGATGACGGCATTAGAccatgctgcggctgcagtGGAGATCGAAATTATTGACTTTATAAGGGGGGAGATGAGAAAGGGCAAGGCAAAGGTCTAGGACTGCGGtattgttttttttttgttggtGGGTTTGGCTTTGCTCAGTTCCGGGCTCACACATCGAATCTCTTTATAAGTGTATATTAACACCAGCATGTAGCTCAGTAAGTAAAGAGATATAACTATTTCATTTTGCTTGTGACTGTCGTGGCAGATAATAAAAGGTCTATTCATACGCATTCTATCGTGGAATCTACGCTTGTATAGCTGAAGTTCGAAATTGACGCAGTCACAGGCGAGTAGCCCGTCACGCATTTGCTTATCTCTTATACTAACAAGCTTGGCCTTTGCAATATCTAACTGTGAGTCCCCAGCTTTGCCGTGCTCGGAAACGTCTGCACTTCGTGCAACCATTGAGACGACCGTGTCTCCCGGCACAAGAACAGGCCAATAGAAATGGCTAACGCATATCGCCGGATTTCTCGTAAGAAACCATATTGGGAGTCTCGATTCTGCTGGATCTGCGCTACATTGGGACATATACTTGTCAGAGAATAGGTAGGCTTGAGTTGGAAGCCGGCGGAGCCGCAGGTGTTTGGACAAAGTGGCAGGAATTCTGACAGTTATCTAAGTGATCAAGTATGGCATCATTCAATACATCTAATCGAGACTACTAATCATGCTACCTTAGTCTAAGGCGTGCAGCTGCATTCTGATTAGTGATCCTGCGGGATTGGTCATATATCGGGATTTGCATTCTGTAGGGAAAGGTATATAAGCTTCCTGATATCATGTCATGCTCAAAAATTACATTCAGTTTTTTTTCCATCGAATCAAGCCTAACAAGAAGATTCGGCAGCTAATGGCCACGCATAGCTACAGtaacatcatcctcattgGCGTGCGTTGATTTGCCCCAGTCGTTTAACATGCCTGGGCGAAACCCTAACCTGACTGATCACCAGGCCACCGGCTCCCTGGGAGACATCCTCCTGAAATCTCTCCTCTCAGAACCAGCCTTCAAAGTGGCCATCCTCACTCGCGAGTCCTCAAGGGGCCGCACCAGCATCCCGCCAGCAGCGAGAGTAATCACAACCGTAGATTCCTACCCGCAGAAGATATGGTCAGAGCCTTCCAAGGCCAGGATGCGGTCGTGAACGCGATCACTAGCTTCTCTGTCGCAGAGCAGCTGAAGTTCATTGACACAGCTGTAGCAGCTGGGGTCAAGCGGTATATCCCGTCCGAGTACGGGCTCGACAACAATAACTTTGCTGCGCGAGAGCTCTCGCCTGTCTTCCGAGATAAGGGGCGGGTGCAGGATTATGTGCGGCTGAAGGAGGACACTGGTTTAACCTGGACGGCGATTGCGTG
This sequence is a window from Aspergillus nidulans FGSC A4 chromosome IV. Protein-coding genes within it:
- a CDS encoding ankyrin repeat domain-containing protein (transcript_id=CADANIAT00000302), encoding MSFNNFDITANEFEHACETGDAAFIADILDSRTSPRIDQRKPLMAAILNNHVEIVRLLLSRGEPDECLAVTADERALSLEASDITGSLQFAAMHGKIDVVEALLRMGIAVNCVDRAGRTALGFAARAGKIDVVRLLVEAGASLTKVDKEGMTALDHAAAAVEIEIIDFIRGEMRKGKAKV